One region of Triticum aestivum cultivar Chinese Spring chromosome 6B, IWGSC CS RefSeq v2.1, whole genome shotgun sequence genomic DNA includes:
- the LOC123135143 gene encoding disease resistance protein PIK6-NP-like yields the protein MDAQGALDSLLGRLTTILADEARLLGALHGDVQFIKDEMGSMNGLLLHLTEADHRDHHVRAWMKQVVGLTRDCEGNVELYIHNVTGAGHHGGGFLGYLRHIVRYVRTIPERHRIATRIQELKVRARDVGDRKLRYGVTVPPAADQYDAIFMDDAYKHQGQEEEENDAWRRFHLVYYPEDEEAYLQKIIDDNIKFVLPEEEPVEELTSGESKPRIFLMMFSQHDLADKSNFLHSSITEGLYEQKMGSFSCKALVNVYTNGDFKSLAVILGEILDQLEAEKSTETSPGDNEKDEAMQLTKKLEGYLKGKRFLIILQGVNSTDNWNSIRSAVLRATAHGSPGSTIVITTNSYDLVCESPYEIVKPQGLLDYWRDKTMMLFGEIIIPYERESYVSTVAALCRHDRFAMKMIQHLLYVYPLRSVPQLENIIATLRDCQKSNKNLGKHMLRLSYNKLPSKYRRCLLYLSIFPKGDRIRRTTVCRRWITEGLITSRENHADYEAYCCFDVLFLSGFIQPVEISDMGKIKTFTLHPIVHESISRIGKDLNFVDTVLPSDLTRHLPIHSRTRVQASHVDHSVQAAAGSGIVPFLPYLAKSSQWQLMKMLDLEGCRGLKKQHLKSICKIILLKYLSLRNTDITELPKQIEKLQRLETLDIRQTAVQSFPTKSIMLLMLKHLLAGQGNNSDRFQESFTAMRLPSGVRGMKKLEILSRVVSDNADDSIDVGHLLQLRKLGVILSGKNGSFGHLLQQIEKLHGSLLSLSIQINQTPEVGDTLGAEEVVTLVSPPKLLQSLKISGITSGLLLWIAELDQLTKLTLSRTYLTEDYICILGKLAALRCLSLHRNSYTGSRLTFKEREFKSLKSLVVDGDIITNITFDTKAAPKLEMIVWSFAKMESISGLRDLWSLKKLELNGDCNPGPVRRALGKHPYDPEFKHNPRHGHQEDGAVVAASPP from the coding sequence atggatgcccagGGCGCCCTCGACTCGCTTCTGGGCCGCCTCACCACCATCCTAGCCGATGAGGCGCGGCTGCTCGGCGCCCTCCACGGCGACGTGCAGTTCATCAAGGATGAGATGGGGAGCATGAATGGCCTGCTCCTCCACCTTACCGAGGCTGACCACCGCGACCACCATGTTCGTGCTTGGATGAAGCAAGTTGTTGGCCTCACTCGCGACTGTGAGGGCAACGTCGAGCTCTACATCCACAACGTTACAGGCGCTGGCCACCATGGTGGTGGCTTCTTGGGCTACTTGCGACACATTGTCCGCTATGTACGCACCATCCCGGAGAGGCACCGGATTGCAACTAGGATCCAGGAGCTCAAGGTCAGGGCTCGCGACGTGGGCGACAGGAAACTGAGGTACGGTGTCACCGTGCCACCAGCTGCTGACCAATATGATGCGATATTTATGGACGATGCATACAAGCACCAGGGGCAGGAAGAAGAGGAGAATGATGCTTGGAGACGCTTTCATCTTGTTTATTATCCAGAGGATGAAGAGGCTTACCTACAGAAAATCATCGATGATAACATCAAGTTTGTATTGCCTGAGGAAGAACCGGTTGAAGAGCTGACAAGTGGGGAATCGAAGCCGAGGATATTCCTTATGATGTTCAGCCAACATGATTTGGCAGACAAAAGTAATTTCTTACATTCTAGTATTACTGAGGGACTGTATGAGCAGAAAATGGGATCATTTAGTTGCAAAGCCTTGGTCAATGTGTACACAAATGGGGACTTCAAATCTTTGGCTGTAATACTGGGGGAAATACTGGACCAACTGGAAGCAGAGAAGAGTACGGAAACCTCACCGGGTGATAACGAGAAGGATGAGGCGATGCAACTCACCAAGAAACTTGAGGGGTATCTCAAAGGTAAACGATTCTTGATCATTCTGCAAGGTGTCAATTCCACGGATAATTGGAATAGCATAAGGTCTGCTGTATTACGTGCTACTGCTCATGGCTCTCCTGGCAGCACTATAGTCATTACCACAAATTCTTATGACTTAGTATGTGAGTCCCCTTATGAAATCGTCAAACCACAAGGTCTATTAGATTATTGGCGTGATAAAACCATGATGCTTTTTGGTGAGATCATTATTCCATATGAAAGGGAAAGTTATGTGTCAACCGTTGCAGCATTATGTCGACACGACCGCTTTGCAATGAAGATGATCCAACATCTTTTGTATGTTTACCCTTTAAGGAGTGTTCCACAGCTAGAGAATATTATAGCAACCTTACGTGATTGTCAGAAGTCGAACAAAAATTTGGGAAAGCATATGTTAAGGCTTTCCTATAATAAACTACCTAGCAAGTATAGGAGATGCTTGCTGTACCTAAGTATCTTCCCAAAAGGTGACCGCATTAGGAGAACAACTGTGTGTAGAAGATGGATAACCGAAGGACTGATAACATCAAGGGAGAATCATGCAGACTACGAGGCTTATTGCTGCTTCGATGTGCTCTTCTTGTCGGGTTTCATTCAACCTGTGGAGATAAGTGACATGGGCAAGATCAAGACCTTCACATTACATCCTATTGTTCATGAATCCATCAGCAGGATTGGTAAAGATCTAAACTTTGTGGACACGGTTCTTCCGTCCGATCTGACTCGCCACCTTCCAATTCACAGCAGAACTAGGGTGCAAGCATCTCACGTGGATCATTCCGTGCAAGCAGCTGCTGGCAGTGGCATTGTACCATTTCTTCCGTATTTGGCAAAGTCATCTCAGTGGCAGCTAATGAAGATGCTGGATCTAGAAGGTTGCAGAGGCTTAAAGAAGCAACATTTGAAGAGCATCTGTAAAATAATACTGCTCAAGTACTTGAGCCTCAGGAACACAGATATCACTGAACTGCCTAAGCAAATCGAGAAGCTGCAGCGGCTAGAGACGTTGGACATCCGGCAAACAGCGGTACAGTCATTCCCAACAAAATCAATCATGCTTCTTATGCTAAAGCATCTGCTTGCTGGCCAGGGCAACAACTCTGATAGGTTTCAGGAGTCATTTACGGCTATGCGCCTTCCCAGCGGTGTCAGAGGAATGAAGAAATTAGAGATATTGTCTCGTGTTGTTTCTGACAATGCTGATGATTCAATTGATGTTGGTCATCTGTTACAGCTGAGGAAACTGGGTGTGATTCTTTCTGGTAAGAATGGTAGCTTCGGTCATCTATTGCAACAGATTGAGAAATTGCATGGTAGCCTCCTCTCCTTGTCAATCCAGATCAACCAAACACCCGAAGTTGGGGATACTCTTGGTGCAGAGGAGGTGGTCACATTAGTCTCGCCTCCGAAACTTCTCCAAAGCCTGAAAATCAGCGGCATCACAAGTGGGCTCCTCTTGTGGATTGCAGAGCTTGATCAGCTTACCAAGTTAACACTGAGCAGGACTTATCTGACAGAAGACTATATATGCATCCTTGGCAAACTTGCAGCTCTGCGTTGTCTCAGTCTTCACCGCAATTCATACACCGGAAGCAGGCTGACATTCAAGGAACGGGAGTTTAAGAGCCTCAAGTCTTTGGTCGTCGATGGCGACATCATCACCAACATTACCTTTGACACTAAAGCGGCTCCCAAGCTTGAGATGATTGTGTGGTCTTTCGCCAAAATGGAGTCTATTTCTGGATTACGCGACCTTTGGTCGTTGAAGAAGCTCGAGCTCAATGGTGACTGCAACCCAGGCCCAGTGAGAAGAGCACTTGGAAAGCACCCATATGATCCTGAATTTAAGCACAACCCACGCCATGGACACCAAGAAGATGGAGCTGTTGTTGCTGCCTCACCCCCGTGA